The proteins below come from a single Halobacteriovorax sp. DA5 genomic window:
- the lpdA gene encoding dihydrolipoyl dehydrogenase, whose protein sequence is MSKEFDVVVIGSGPGGYISAVRCAQLGMKTAIVEKYNTLGGTCLNVGCIPSKAWLDSSEKFHEATHEFEAHGITTGKVKADIKKMAERVAGVVADTSGGITYLMGKNKVETFHGFGSFVDAHTLKVSGEKEETLKAKHFIIATGSKPATIPGIEIDKERIITSTEALKLETLPKHFIVIGGGVIGLELGSVFLRLGSKVSVVEYADSILATMDKDCAKEMTKVLKKQGMEFYTGHGVTEVVRKGEKVIVKAKNKKNDEEIKLDGDYCLMAVGRRPYTDNLGLENAGVNLDERGRVITDDHLRTNVSHIYAIGDVTTGAMLAHKAEEEGVVCAEIIAGQKPHINYNLIPGVVYTWPEVASVGVTEQELKANKTPYKAGKFPFKASGRARASNESAGFVKVLACKETDEILGVHIVGPRAADLIAEAVVAMEFRAAAEDIGRICHAHPTYSEAFKEAALDAFDKKPLNI, encoded by the coding sequence ATGAGTAAAGAATTTGATGTTGTTGTTATTGGTTCAGGCCCTGGTGGATATATCAGTGCCGTACGTTGCGCGCAACTTGGTATGAAGACAGCAATTGTAGAAAAATATAATACACTTGGTGGAACATGCTTAAACGTTGGATGTATTCCATCGAAAGCATGGCTTGATTCAAGTGAGAAATTTCATGAAGCAACTCATGAATTTGAAGCACACGGAATCACAACAGGTAAAGTAAAGGCCGATATTAAGAAGATGGCAGAGCGTGTAGCTGGTGTTGTTGCAGATACTTCTGGTGGTATTACTTACTTAATGGGTAAGAATAAAGTTGAGACTTTCCATGGGTTTGGATCTTTCGTTGATGCTCACACTCTTAAAGTTTCAGGTGAGAAAGAGGAAACTCTTAAGGCTAAACACTTCATTATTGCAACTGGTTCAAAGCCAGCGACAATTCCTGGGATTGAAATTGATAAAGAAAGAATTATCACTTCAACTGAGGCCCTAAAGCTTGAAACACTTCCAAAGCACTTCATCGTAATTGGTGGTGGTGTTATTGGTCTAGAGCTTGGTTCAGTATTTTTAAGACTTGGTTCTAAAGTTTCTGTTGTCGAGTATGCAGATTCAATTCTTGCGACAATGGATAAAGACTGTGCAAAAGAGATGACTAAAGTTCTTAAGAAACAAGGTATGGAATTCTATACTGGTCACGGTGTAACTGAAGTTGTTAGAAAGGGCGAAAAAGTAATCGTAAAAGCTAAGAATAAGAAGAACGATGAAGAAATCAAATTAGACGGTGACTACTGTCTAATGGCAGTTGGGCGTCGTCCATATACTGACAATCTTGGTCTTGAAAATGCTGGTGTAAATCTTGATGAGCGTGGGCGTGTTATCACTGACGATCATTTAAGAACTAACGTTTCTCATATCTATGCAATTGGTGATGTTACAACTGGTGCTATGCTTGCTCACAAAGCTGAGGAAGAAGGTGTTGTTTGTGCTGAAATCATTGCTGGTCAAAAACCACATATTAACTACAATCTAATTCCTGGTGTTGTTTATACTTGGCCAGAGGTTGCTTCAGTTGGTGTAACAGAACAAGAGCTAAAAGCTAATAAGACTCCATATAAAGCAGGGAAGTTTCCATTTAAAGCAAGTGGACGTGCTCGTGCTTCAAACGAATCAGCTGGTTTTGTAAAAGTACTTGCTTGTAAAGAAACAGATGAGATTTTAGGAGTACACATTGTCGGTCCTCGTGCTGCTGACTTAATTGCAGAAGCAGTTGTGGCAATGGAATTTAGAG